Proteins from a genomic interval of Bos mutus isolate GX-2022 chromosome 15, NWIPB_WYAK_1.1, whole genome shotgun sequence:
- the TP53I11 gene encoding tumor protein p53-inducible protein 11, with protein MAAKQPPPLMKKHSQTDLVSRLKTRKILGVGGEDDDGEVHRSKISQVLGNEIKFAVREPLGLRVWQFVSAVLFSGIAIMALAFPDQLYDAVFDGAQVTSKTPIRLYGGALLSISLIMWNALYTAEKVIIRWTLLTEACYFSVQFLVVTATLAETGLVSQGILLLLASRLLFVAISVYYYYQVGRKPKKV; from the exons ATGGCAGCCAAGCAGCCCCCACCTCTCATGAAGAAACACAGCCAGACGGACCTCGTGAGCCGCCTGAAGACCCGCAAGATCCTCGGTGTGGGCGGGGAGGACGACGACGGGGAGGTCCACCGCTCCAAG ATCAGCCAGGTCTTAGGCAATGAGATCAAGTTTGCTGTTCGAGAGCCTTTGGGGCTCAG AGTCTGGCAGTTTGTCTCTGCTGTGCTCTTCTCCGGCATTGCCATCATG GCCCTTGCCTTTCCTGACCAACTCTATGATGCGGTCTTCGACGGAGCGCAGGTGACCAGTAAGACCCCCATCCGCCTCTATGGCGGTGCCCTCCTCA GCATCTCCCTGATCATGTGGAATGCTCTCTACACGGCTGAGAAGGTCATCATCCGATGGACTCTGCTCACTGAAGCCTGCTACTTCTCGGTCCAGTTCTTGG TGGTCACTGCCACGCTAGCCGAGACAGGGCTCGTGTCTCAGgggatcctgctgctgctggccaGCCGCCTCCTTTTTGTCGCCATCAGCGTTTACTACTATTACCAAGTCGGCCGAAAACCCAAGAAGGTGTAG